From Streptosporangium album, the proteins below share one genomic window:
- a CDS encoding recombinase family protein: MILQAADDLLGTEPAVLTGALVGYARVSTRDQRLDRQTRALEAAGCIRIFADKLSGKNTDREDLAKALDYLRPGDALIVPSLDRLARSLQDLITIVADLRRRGVGFRSLKEALDTTTGGRLVFHVFAALAEFIRELIVEGTHEGLAAARARGQRLGRPPAMTSEQVRHARDLLTRPENTVSSIARLLGVSRSTIYKYVPELATGRPAVEQSTARAELVRYPPTFTGFDGASLQR; this comes from the coding sequence GTGATCCTCCAGGCCGCCGACGACCTCCTTGGCACCGAACCCGCCGTCCTCACCGGAGCGCTGGTCGGCTATGCCCGGGTCTCCACACGCGATCAGCGCCTGGACCGGCAGACTCGCGCGCTCGAAGCCGCCGGCTGCATCCGCATTTTCGCCGACAAGCTGAGCGGCAAGAACACCGACCGCGAAGATCTCGCCAAGGCCCTGGACTACCTGCGGCCCGGCGACGCCCTGATCGTCCCCTCGCTCGACCGGCTCGCTCGCTCCCTCCAGGACCTCATCACGATCGTCGCCGATTTGCGCCGCCGCGGCGTCGGCTTCCGGTCCCTGAAGGAAGCCCTCGACACCACCACCGGCGGCCGCCTTGTCTTCCACGTCTTCGCCGCCCTGGCGGAGTTCATCCGCGAGCTCATCGTCGAGGGCACCCACGAGGGCCTGGCCGCCGCTCGCGCTCGCGGTCAGCGCCTGGGACGCCCTCCGGCGATGACCTCCGAGCAGGTTCGGCACGCCCGCGACCTGCTCACCCGGCCGGAGAACACCGTCTCCTCCATCGCCCGACTCCTGGGTGTCAGCCGCTCGACCATCTACAAGTACGTTCCCGAACTCGCGACCGGCCGCCCTGCCGTCGAACAGTCAACGGCGCGAGCCGAGCTAGTGCGGTATCCACCCACGTTCACCGGGTTCGACGGCGCGTCGCTTCAGAGATGA
- a CDS encoding TetR/AcrR family transcriptional regulator translates to MARTADPQRRAELLDQIVDYLAGHGLSTLSMRPLAQHLGKSTRVLTHHFADKETLLSATMERLDERHRAWLRSLPGWSGSDSVGTIIRRTWDWQTREENLPVARLIHEIEGLAAAGKLAGHVPRLLADRSEFVAGLLRERGMAEADALRVSTLANSAYTGLQIDFLTTGDRERVEAALDQLCALVDDWVTSA, encoded by the coding sequence ATGGCCAGGACCGCCGACCCGCAACGCCGCGCGGAGCTGCTCGACCAGATCGTCGACTACCTGGCCGGACACGGCCTCTCGACGTTGTCGATGCGCCCGCTGGCCCAGCACCTGGGCAAGTCCACGCGCGTGCTGACCCATCACTTCGCCGACAAGGAGACCCTGCTCTCGGCGACCATGGAACGCCTGGACGAGCGGCACCGGGCCTGGCTGCGCTCGCTGCCGGGCTGGTCGGGCTCCGACAGCGTCGGAACGATCATCCGGCGGACCTGGGACTGGCAGACGCGGGAGGAGAACCTGCCGGTCGCCCGCCTGATCCACGAGATCGAGGGCCTGGCCGCGGCTGGCAAGCTGGCCGGTCACGTGCCCAGGCTGCTGGCGGACCGGTCGGAGTTCGTGGCGGGGCTACTGCGCGAGCGGGGCATGGCCGAGGCCGACGCGTTGCGGGTCTCCACGCTGGCCAACTCGGCGTACACGGGGCTGCAGATCGACTTCCTCACGACCGGCGACCGTGAGCGCGTGGAGGCCGCCCTGGATCAGCTCTGCGCTCTGGTGGACGACTGGGTCACTTCCGCGTGA
- a CDS encoding MFS transporter, which translates to MPVAVRQRLPAWLFALVFTTFAFATDDYVIAGVLPAISADLGVSEAAGGQLVTVFSLAFALAAPVASVVTATWPRRGLLTGALAVFVVANWAGAFTTSYALLMGLRMLAAVAAAAVVPAAYAIATTLAPEGRQGRYLALVMGGLTGSLTLGVPIGTWVGAAFGWQATFGLGGALGLVALVAIRRTLPETPPAPAMPIRDRLAPLAGPRVLLGLLGIVAIVLGSMMVLTYLSPFLHDLAGAGPAELGWVFVLAGLAGFAGGQFGGRAADRWGSYRALITGVVGFAAVMAVFSACWFLRPVPLPALLPLLLVWAAVSWWIPPPAQTRLLALAGPAGPQALALNSSAVYVGASVGGAVGGLVLGGHGSGWLPGVAAGVELAALALFWLAGRVR; encoded by the coding sequence ATGCCTGTCGCCGTACGGCAGCGGCTGCCCGCGTGGCTGTTCGCCCTGGTGTTCACCACGTTCGCCTTCGCCACGGACGACTACGTGATCGCCGGGGTGCTGCCCGCGATCTCGGCGGACCTCGGTGTCAGCGAGGCCGCGGGCGGGCAGCTTGTCACCGTCTTCTCGCTCGCGTTCGCGCTGGCGGCGCCCGTGGCCTCCGTGGTGACCGCCACCTGGCCCCGGCGCGGGCTGCTCACCGGGGCGCTGGCGGTGTTCGTGGTGGCGAACTGGGCCGGGGCTTTCACGACCTCGTACGCGCTGCTCATGGGGCTGCGGATGCTGGCCGCGGTGGCGGCGGCGGCCGTCGTGCCCGCCGCGTACGCCATCGCGACCACCCTCGCCCCCGAAGGGCGGCAGGGGCGCTACCTGGCACTGGTGATGGGCGGGCTGACCGGGTCACTCACGCTCGGCGTGCCCATCGGCACCTGGGTGGGCGCCGCGTTCGGCTGGCAGGCCACGTTCGGCCTCGGCGGGGCGCTGGGGCTGGTTGCGCTGGTGGCGATCAGGAGGACGCTGCCCGAGACGCCTCCTGCGCCCGCCATGCCCATCCGGGACCGGCTGGCGCCGCTGGCCGGCCCTCGGGTCCTGCTGGGACTGCTGGGGATCGTGGCGATCGTCCTGGGCAGCATGATGGTGCTGACCTACCTCTCGCCGTTCCTGCATGACCTGGCCGGGGCGGGACCCGCCGAGCTCGGGTGGGTGTTCGTGCTGGCCGGCCTCGCCGGGTTCGCAGGCGGGCAGTTCGGTGGGCGGGCCGCCGACCGATGGGGATCCTATCGAGCGCTGATCACCGGGGTCGTGGGGTTCGCGGCGGTGATGGCTGTCTTCAGCGCCTGCTGGTTCCTGCGGCCGGTCCCGTTGCCGGCGCTGCTGCCGCTGTTGCTGGTATGGGCGGCCGTGTCCTGGTGGATCCCGCCGCCCGCGCAGACCCGGCTGCTCGCCCTGGCCGGCCCGGCGGGGCCGCAGGCGCTCGCGCTCAACAGCAGCGCCGTCTACGTCGGGGCATCGGTCGGCGGCGCGGTCGGCGGACTCGTGCTCGGCGGGCACGGAAGCGGCTGGCTGCCGGGCGTGGCGGCCGGCGTCGAACTGGCCGCCCTCGCGCTCTTCTGGCTGGCCGGACGCGTCAGGTGA
- a CDS encoding site-specific integrase, protein MFSGCCCPTAGVSRGQCSIERSPNTVKAYARDLKDWFVFLHRQGLDWRDVRLEDVAEFIASLCRAPVARDGSVSLLPSVEHHCGEAPASGKLSARAE, encoded by the coding sequence GTGTTCAGCGGGTGCTGTTGCCCGACAGCCGGCGTGAGTCGTGGACAGTGCTCGATCGAACGGTCCCCAAACACGGTCAAGGCATACGCGCGCGATCTGAAGGACTGGTTCGTCTTCCTGCACCGGCAAGGGCTTGACTGGCGGGACGTCCGGTTGGAAGACGTCGCGGAATTCATCGCGTCGCTGTGCAGGGCGCCCGTGGCGCGCGACGGCTCGGTATCGCTCCTGCCTTCCGTGGAGCATCACTGCGGCGAGGCGCCGGCAAGTGGCAAGCTGTCGGCGCGCGCTGAGTAG
- a CDS encoding alpha/beta fold hydrolase: MTTETSAIEVAGLRNSDGDHDDDGERAERGDRTMRHFTIHHDGVTIPVSRDGRGRPLVLCPGLNSTQADLHELAELLRADHDVVTFDLRGHGLASAADRYSFEAFLSDLVAVMAELGNLGLPAAPVLVGYSLGADLAVHYACEHPGAVAELVLIDGANPVPEPFITEAVLPEFRAMWEDLATQQEAERGTARRVLLTAQEILDLNVEVDVVRSEILDRYRKIDRPISMIMSTSMAGDDGEGHAPRFNQNWRAGVERLVREHPHIATTWLNADHGLVFTHAPEIAQIIRSAQDPAS, from the coding sequence ATGACCACGGAAACCAGTGCGATCGAAGTCGCCGGGCTGCGCAATTCGGACGGCGACCACGACGATGATGGAGAGCGGGCTGAGAGAGGCGACAGGACGATGCGGCACTTCACGATCCACCACGACGGCGTCACGATCCCGGTGTCTCGCGACGGCCGAGGACGACCGCTGGTCCTGTGCCCTGGGCTGAACTCGACGCAGGCCGACCTGCACGAGCTGGCGGAGCTGCTGCGGGCCGACCACGACGTGGTGACCTTCGACCTGCGGGGCCATGGCCTCGCCTCGGCCGCCGACCGGTACTCCTTCGAGGCCTTCCTCAGCGATCTCGTCGCGGTGATGGCGGAGCTGGGAAACCTCGGCCTGCCCGCGGCGCCAGTGCTGGTGGGCTACTCGTTGGGCGCGGACCTGGCCGTGCACTACGCCTGCGAGCATCCTGGCGCCGTCGCCGAGCTTGTCCTCATCGACGGGGCGAACCCGGTGCCCGAACCGTTCATCACCGAGGCCGTCCTGCCGGAGTTCCGCGCCATGTGGGAGGACCTGGCGACGCAGCAGGAGGCCGAGCGGGGCACCGCGCGTCGGGTGCTGCTCACCGCCCAGGAGATTCTCGACCTGAACGTCGAGGTCGATGTGGTCCGGTCCGAGATCCTCGACCGATACAGAAAGATCGACCGGCCCATCAGCATGATCATGTCGACCTCGATGGCCGGCGACGACGGCGAAGGGCACGCGCCGCGGTTCAACCAGAACTGGCGTGCCGGCGTCGAGCGACTTGTCCGCGAGCACCCGCACATCGCCACCACCTGGCTCAACGCCGACCACGGGCTGGTCTTCACCCACGCTCCGGAGATCGCCCAGATCATCCGGAGTGCACAAGACCCGGCCTCGTAA
- a CDS encoding MerR family transcriptional regulator: protein MLTIGELASYAGVTVRAVRHYHAKGLLPEPERDHSGYRRYDAGAVVELIRIRTLAEAGVPLTRVRELLRADEEEFAAAITDIDKRLRAEIRERQRHRERIARLASGDSLALPSEVVEYLDRLRALGVDERIVQAERDGWIPLAAHSPERVPEWMARKREQIADPRLVDFYLTLGRALDRADDDPRLVELADKLAAYITRVADERGEDYVDDTDIESPLVKLMDTLAFDTVPPARRLIELLKQRGWTGWTKLERVAPTPGTAPR from the coding sequence ATGCTGACCATCGGCGAACTGGCGTCGTACGCCGGAGTGACGGTGCGCGCGGTGCGGCACTACCACGCCAAGGGGCTGCTGCCGGAGCCGGAGCGGGACCACTCCGGCTACCGCAGGTACGACGCCGGCGCCGTGGTCGAGCTGATCAGGATCCGGACCCTCGCCGAGGCCGGCGTCCCGCTGACGCGGGTGCGGGAGCTGCTGCGGGCCGACGAGGAGGAGTTCGCCGCAGCGATCACAGACATCGACAAGCGGCTGCGGGCGGAGATCCGCGAGCGACAGCGGCATCGCGAGCGGATTGCCCGGCTCGCCTCCGGGGACAGCCTGGCGCTGCCCTCGGAGGTGGTCGAGTATCTCGACCGACTGCGGGCGCTCGGGGTCGACGAGCGGATCGTCCAGGCCGAACGCGACGGCTGGATCCCGCTGGCCGCGCACTCACCCGAGCGGGTCCCAGAGTGGATGGCACGCAAGCGGGAGCAGATCGCCGACCCGCGCCTCGTCGACTTCTACCTCACCCTGGGCCGGGCTCTCGACCGAGCCGACGACGACCCGCGGCTGGTCGAGCTAGCCGACAAGCTGGCCGCCTACATCACGCGTGTGGCCGACGAGCGGGGCGAGGACTATGTCGACGACACCGATATCGAGTCACCGCTTGTCAAGCTGATGGACACGCTGGCGTTCGACACTGTGCCGCCGGCGCGTCGGCTGATCGAGCTGCTGAAGCAGCGAGGATGGACGGGCTGGACCAAGCTCGAGCGCGTGGCCCCCACACCGGGTACGGCTCCCCGATAG
- a CDS encoding WD40 repeat domain-containing protein has translation MIISGKFPEIAEDPDAARETLGAADWSAFTPERDLPPLRAALTALERAHGVTEAHRYATGKIKAYGALLRHADTHRAKVLTHALSPCGRYLAIGSRVGEEFDDGGVLQIWEVATGRCVNVIDGIPGGVGWESDRHMIQWSADASRVAVVHEKSRVGVWESFGDPESSAGEPIAQVNVSDSRPCFAFAPDGERVVMWGGWYRDEQRGRLVSLEDADDIEDVEALVPVESLSEKMLAVLDGEPLCLDWSAWSKDGERVYGYEESGWACSIDVASRRVAWLRDTHDLDGPLPAWSPDERHLAHQRDGQLMISDAVTGEPVAAHAARPGAALLSWGPAGRLAVVVPADDDAGARPGVSILWASGEHDYDLDLALSPTRYFTPDLTAWAWSPDGGRAACLTDEGRAEVWDLGERPERLRTIEVPEGAEGVLWGADDMLVIVTSLDEGNGTIPGLRFVRARTGEVVGAFQFLRQPPGENPLVEDGDDFGLDFEPHPAFALDARTWGAAFEPGLVLAPPGRERDLDALLAWSVDRRFAWPVRWGGLEIFPNAPAAADGAAPPLDELVESFRGSTPSPAEPPAWPPPNTATFEDLLRLAGEVVERVRAGDPAGVHTRGLPREIAKLHAWRNEADRARRFVELCPDRLQIAPWIEQILREADQGDAAPPVPEPPTPEEIAALVEAHERFLRTPRGQRSGANAELVRQAAHARHISAVLDLLEQAPLETYLGLGSHDRHYLTLCALRIVATGSDGEI, from the coding sequence ATGATCATTTCTGGCAAGTTCCCCGAGATAGCCGAGGATCCCGACGCGGCACGGGAGACGCTGGGCGCCGCCGACTGGTCCGCGTTCACGCCCGAACGCGACCTGCCGCCGCTCCGCGCCGCGCTCACCGCGTTGGAACGGGCGCACGGCGTCACCGAGGCGCACCGCTACGCGACCGGAAAGATCAAGGCGTACGGAGCCCTGCTCCGCCATGCCGACACGCACCGGGCCAAGGTTCTGACGCACGCGCTCAGCCCCTGCGGCCGATACCTGGCGATCGGGAGCAGGGTCGGCGAGGAGTTCGACGACGGCGGCGTGCTGCAGATCTGGGAGGTCGCCACCGGCCGGTGCGTCAACGTCATCGACGGAATTCCCGGCGGCGTGGGCTGGGAGAGCGACCGGCACATGATCCAGTGGTCGGCCGATGCCTCCCGGGTCGCGGTGGTGCACGAAAAGTCGAGGGTGGGGGTCTGGGAATCGTTCGGCGACCCGGAGAGCTCGGCGGGCGAGCCGATCGCCCAGGTGAACGTGAGTGATTCGCGACCGTGCTTCGCCTTCGCGCCCGACGGCGAGCGCGTGGTGATGTGGGGCGGCTGGTACCGGGATGAGCAGCGGGGCCGGCTCGTCTCGCTGGAGGACGCCGATGACATCGAGGACGTCGAGGCTCTGGTACCGGTCGAGTCGCTGTCTGAGAAGATGCTCGCCGTGCTCGACGGGGAGCCGCTCTGCCTCGACTGGTCCGCGTGGTCGAAGGACGGCGAGCGCGTCTACGGATACGAGGAGTCCGGGTGGGCGTGCTCCATCGACGTCGCCTCGCGCAGGGTCGCCTGGCTGAGGGACACCCACGACCTCGACGGCCCGCTGCCGGCCTGGAGCCCGGACGAACGGCACCTGGCCCACCAGCGGGACGGCCAGCTGATGATCAGTGACGCGGTGACCGGGGAGCCGGTGGCGGCGCACGCCGCCCGCCCGGGTGCCGCGCTGCTGTCCTGGGGCCCGGCCGGGCGGCTGGCGGTCGTGGTGCCCGCGGACGACGACGCGGGCGCGCGCCCGGGCGTGAGCATCCTCTGGGCGAGCGGCGAGCACGACTATGACCTGGACCTGGCGCTCAGCCCGACCAGGTATTTCACGCCCGACCTCACCGCGTGGGCGTGGTCGCCCGACGGCGGCCGGGCCGCGTGCCTGACCGACGAGGGCCGGGCCGAGGTCTGGGACCTGGGCGAACGCCCCGAACGACTGCGGACGATCGAGGTGCCGGAGGGCGCCGAGGGGGTGTTGTGGGGCGCGGACGACATGCTCGTCATCGTCACCTCGCTCGACGAGGGCAACGGGACGATTCCGGGGCTGCGGTTCGTCCGGGCCAGGACGGGTGAGGTGGTCGGCGCATTCCAGTTCCTGCGGCAGCCGCCCGGTGAGAACCCGCTGGTCGAGGACGGGGACGACTTCGGCCTGGACTTCGAGCCCCATCCCGCTTTCGCGCTGGACGCGCGCACCTGGGGTGCCGCGTTCGAGCCCGGCCTGGTGCTCGCCCCTCCCGGCCGGGAACGTGACCTGGACGCGCTGCTGGCCTGGTCGGTGGATCGCCGGTTCGCCTGGCCGGTGCGCTGGGGCGGCCTGGAGATCTTTCCGAACGCCCCCGCGGCCGCGGACGGGGCCGCCCCTCCCCTCGACGAGCTGGTCGAATCCTTCCGCGGCAGTACCCCGAGCCCGGCCGAGCCGCCCGCGTGGCCGCCGCCGAACACCGCGACCTTCGAGGACCTGCTCCGGCTCGCCGGCGAGGTGGTCGAGCGGGTCAGGGCGGGCGACCCGGCGGGCGTGCACACCCGCGGGCTGCCACGTGAGATCGCGAAGCTGCACGCGTGGCGGAACGAGGCGGACCGGGCGCGGCGGTTCGTCGAGCTCTGCCCCGACCGCCTGCAGATCGCCCCGTGGATCGAGCAGATCCTGAGGGAGGCCGATCAGGGGGACGCGGCGCCTCCGGTGCCCGAGCCGCCGACCCCGGAGGAGATCGCCGCTCTCGTCGAGGCTCATGAGAGGTTCCTCCGGACGCCCCGCGGTCAACGCTCGGGCGCGAACGCCGAACTGGTCCGGCAGGCCGCCCACGCCCGCCACATCTCCGCCGTCCTTGATCTGCTCGAGCAGGCGCCGCTGGAGACCTACCTCGGCCTCGGTTCGCACGACCGGCACTACCTGACGTTGTGCGCCCTGCGGATCGTCGCCACCGGCTCCGACGGGGAGATCTAG
- a CDS encoding reverse transcriptase domain-containing protein, with the protein MRADNGAPGIDRTTLDQIEHEYEAVRLVDEPAAELQEGRYRPLPARGVMIPKPGRAEEYRPLSISTVRDRVVQAALKIVLEPVFEADFATCSFGFRPKRATHDALQVVIDEAWRGRRWVVEHGVIVRFADDLLVMCRSRQQDRHHPGPRARQARTVVEARERTGGSLWTKEIGGATLELSGQWVSPDQTALIDMIEAGPRDVQQADAMTTPVTEARREHLLGCRRPVLRARDARPCCLLRERLGERGVDASAHSSAPPTPTIGARPGTG; encoded by the coding sequence GTGCGCGCCGACAACGGCGCACCCGGCATCGACCGGACCACTTTGGACCAGATCGAACACGAGTACGAGGCAGTCCGCCTTGTGGACGAGCCGGCCGCCGAACTGCAAGAAGGCCGATACCGTCCGCTGCCCGCGCGCGGGGTAATGATCCCCAAACCGGGACGGGCGGAGGAGTACCGGCCGCTGTCGATCTCGACGGTTCGGGACCGGGTCGTGCAGGCCGCTTTGAAGATCGTGCTTGAGCCGGTGTTCGAGGCGGACTTCGCGACGTGCAGCTTCGGGTTCCGGCCGAAACGCGCGACTCACGATGCTCTTCAAGTCGTCATCGATGAGGCTTGGCGGGGCCGCCGGTGGGTGGTCGAGCATGGTGTGATCGTCCGGTTCGCCGATGACCTGCTGGTGATGTGCAGATCCCGGCAGCAAGACCGCCACCATCCTGGCCCGCGGGCTCGACAAGCTCGCACCGTGGTTGAAGCACGCGAACGCACCGGCGGTAGTCTCTGGACCAAAGAGATCGGCGGAGCGACGCTCGAGCTCAGCGGCCAGTGGGTCTCCCCAGACCAGACAGCTCTGATCGACATGATCGAAGCCGGGCCGCGAGACGTACAGCAGGCCGACGCCATGACGACCCCTGTCACCGAGGCGCGCCGTGAACATCTGCTGGGCTGCCGTCGCCCCGTACTTCGGGCCCGAGACGCTCGACCCTGTTGTCTACTTCGAGAGCGACTGGGCGAGCGAGGAGTGGACGCGTCGGCGCACAGCTCCGCACCGCCGACACCCACAATCGGTGCCCGACCCGGCACCGGCTGA
- a CDS encoding NAD-dependent succinate-semialdehyde dehydrogenase produces MSSSPAYQVTDPATGEVVETFEPATDADVEAALTAAAAAYATWKDVPITRRAEIVSKVAALFAERADELAAIATQEMGKPVSEGVGEVEFCQAIFDYFATEGPTLAADQPIKTFSGGKAVVQKLPVGPLLGIMPWNFPYYQIARFAAPNLMLGNTIILKHAESVPRSALAVEQIMKDAGVPEGAYVNLFATHEQIETIIADPRVQGVSLTGSERAGAIVASLAGRNLKKCVLELGGSDPYVILDSDDVAEAAETAWATRMYNMGQACNSNKRMIVMHDIFDDFVSELTQKALAIEPESFAPMSSRAAAETLAAQVDDAVSKGATLHAGGVLSDAPAAYYSPAVLTGVTPDMRAYGEELFGPVAVVYKVGSDEEALELANDTQYGLGGAVFSTDVDRATSVASLLETGMANVNTPAGEGAEVPFGGVKRSGFGRELGPLGMDEFVNKRMFFVAD; encoded by the coding sequence ATGAGCAGCAGTCCCGCCTACCAGGTGACCGACCCGGCGACGGGCGAGGTCGTCGAGACCTTCGAGCCGGCGACCGACGCAGACGTCGAGGCCGCGCTGACGGCCGCCGCTGCGGCGTACGCGACGTGGAAGGACGTCCCGATCACCCGACGTGCCGAGATCGTCAGTAAGGTCGCAGCACTGTTCGCCGAGCGCGCGGATGAGCTCGCCGCGATCGCGACCCAGGAGATGGGCAAGCCGGTCTCGGAGGGAGTGGGGGAGGTCGAGTTCTGCCAGGCGATCTTCGACTACTTCGCGACCGAGGGCCCGACGCTCGCTGCGGACCAGCCGATCAAGACGTTCTCAGGCGGAAAGGCGGTCGTACAGAAACTGCCTGTCGGCCCCCTGCTCGGGATCATGCCGTGGAACTTCCCGTACTACCAGATCGCCCGTTTCGCGGCGCCCAACCTGATGCTGGGCAACACGATCATCCTCAAGCACGCCGAGTCGGTGCCGAGGTCGGCGCTCGCAGTCGAACAGATCATGAAGGACGCCGGCGTGCCAGAGGGCGCGTACGTCAACCTGTTCGCGACCCACGAGCAGATCGAGACGATTATCGCCGACCCACGGGTGCAGGGCGTCTCGCTGACCGGGTCCGAGCGGGCCGGTGCGATCGTCGCGTCGCTCGCGGGGAGGAACTTGAAGAAGTGCGTGCTCGAGTTGGGAGGCTCGGACCCTTACGTGATCCTCGACAGCGACGACGTCGCGGAGGCGGCGGAGACGGCGTGGGCCACCCGCATGTACAACATGGGCCAGGCCTGCAACTCCAACAAGCGCATGATCGTGATGCATGACATCTTCGATGACTTCGTCTCGGAGCTCACCCAGAAAGCGCTCGCGATCGAGCCGGAGTCATTCGCCCCGATGTCATCTCGGGCGGCTGCTGAGACGCTCGCGGCCCAGGTCGACGACGCGGTCAGCAAGGGAGCGACACTGCATGCCGGCGGTGTGCTCAGTGACGCCCCGGCGGCGTACTACTCGCCTGCTGTCCTCACGGGTGTCACCCCGGACATGCGGGCCTATGGCGAAGAGCTGTTCGGGCCGGTCGCCGTGGTCTACAAGGTCGGCAGCGACGAGGAGGCTCTGGAGCTGGCGAACGACACGCAGTACGGACTGGGTGGCGCGGTGTTCAGCACCGACGTGGATCGAGCCACATCCGTGGCCTCATTGCTCGAGACCGGGATGGCGAACGTGAACACCCCGGCCGGTGAAGGCGCAGAAGTTCCGTTCGGCGGGGTGAAGCGCTCCGGGTTCGGCCGCGAGCTCGGCCCCCTCGGCATGGACGAGTTCGTCAACAAGCGGATGTTCTTCGTCGCAGACTGA
- a CDS encoding DUF3885 domain-containing protein, which translates to MTEISGSGWPELSVLWRRQWPECPPLAYELKNVYADRWVRFHSLPDSQRYPDDESEYAILLYRHNTVLDEFFTGQRVHIVTATYGAGEETVGISAAGDRLKAAHSDWLSRHPRGL; encoded by the coding sequence ATGACCGAGATATCGGGGTCAGGGTGGCCGGAACTGTCGGTGCTGTGGCGGAGGCAGTGGCCGGAGTGCCCACCGCTGGCATACGAGCTGAAGAACGTCTATGCCGATCGGTGGGTCCGTTTCCACAGCCTTCCCGACTCGCAACGCTACCCCGACGACGAGAGCGAGTACGCGATCCTGTTGTATCGGCACAACACCGTCCTGGACGAGTTCTTCACCGGGCAGCGGGTCCACATCGTGACGGCGACCTATGGTGCCGGAGAAGAAACCGTCGGGATCTCCGCGGCGGGCGACCGGCTGAAGGCGGCGCACTCCGACTGGCTGTCGAGGCACCCTCGTGGCCTCTGA
- a CDS encoding L-threonylcarbamoyladenylate synthase yields MAKYFDVHPDSPQPRLINQVVELLHTDGLIAYPTDSCYALGCRLGNKEGIDRIREIRSLGSDHHFTLVCRDFAQFGQFVHVSNALFRSVKAATPGGYTFILPATKEVPRRLLHPRKKTVGVRIPDHVVTQALLAELGEPLVSSTLLLPDETEPLTQGWEIKERLDHVVDAVIDSGECGATPTTVVDFSQGEPEILRRGTGDPSLFE; encoded by the coding sequence GTGGCGAAGTACTTCGATGTGCATCCGGACAGTCCTCAGCCTCGGCTGATCAACCAGGTGGTCGAGCTTTTGCATACGGACGGGCTGATCGCGTACCCGACGGACTCGTGCTATGCGCTGGGGTGCCGGCTGGGCAACAAGGAGGGCATCGACCGGATCAGGGAGATCCGCAGCCTCGGGAGTGACCACCACTTCACCCTGGTCTGCAGGGACTTCGCCCAGTTCGGCCAGTTCGTGCATGTAAGCAATGCGCTGTTCCGCTCGGTCAAGGCGGCGACCCCCGGCGGTTACACGTTCATCCTGCCCGCGACCAAGGAGGTGCCGCGGCGGTTGCTGCATCCCCGGAAGAAGACGGTCGGCGTCCGGATCCCCGATCACGTCGTCACGCAGGCGCTGTTGGCCGAGCTCGGCGAACCGCTGGTGTCGAGCACCCTGCTGCTGCCCGATGAGACCGAGCCCTTGACGCAGGGCTGGGAGATCAAGGAGAGGCTCGACCACGTGGTGGACGCCGTCATCGACTCCGGCGAGTGCGGCGCCACCCCGACGACGGTCGTCGACTTCTCGCAGGGCGAGCCTGAGATCCTCCGCCGAGGCACCGGAGACCCGTCCCTCTTCGAGTAG